In [Clostridium] cellulosi, one genomic interval encodes:
- the ftsE gene encoding Cell division ATP-binding protein FtsE (High confidence in function and specificity), giving the protein MIQFIDVYKVYENGTSALKNVNLTINDGEFVFIRGASGAGKSTLIKLLLHEETPSSGEVIVNGFKISEMKHNQVPKLRRTMGVVFQDFRLIPNMTVYDNVAFAMRVTGARMHDIRRRVPYILGLVGLARKAKCYPSELSGGEQQRVSLARALVNNPSLIIADEPTGNIDPEMSIEIMELLDEINRRGTTIVMVTHDATLVEKYNYHRVITIESGNVAEDLPGSNE; this is encoded by the coding sequence GTGATTCAATTCATAGATGTATATAAAGTCTATGAAAATGGCACCAGTGCATTGAAAAATGTGAATTTGACAATAAATGACGGTGAATTTGTTTTCATAAGGGGCGCTTCCGGTGCCGGAAAAAGTACACTGATAAAACTCCTATTGCACGAGGAAACGCCCTCATCGGGTGAGGTCATCGTCAACGGGTTTAAAATATCAGAGATGAAGCACAATCAGGTTCCAAAACTAAGGCGAACCATGGGCGTAGTGTTTCAGGATTTCAGGCTTATACCCAACATGACGGTCTATGACAATGTCGCTTTTGCGATGAGAGTCACAGGCGCGAGAATGCATGATATAAGGCGCAGAGTTCCTTACATATTGGGGCTTGTCGGCCTGGCAAGGAAGGCAAAATGCTATCCGAGCGAGCTTTCGGGCGGCGAGCAGCAAAGGGTATCCCTCGCACGCGCACTGGTCAACAATCCTTCGCTCATTATTGCGGATGAGCCGACAGGCAACATCGACCCTGAAATGTCGATAGAAATAATGGAACTTCTGGACGAAATAAACAGACGCGGAACCACTATTGTTATGGTTACGCACGATGCAACGCTTGTCGAAAAATATAATTACCACCGCGTAATTACTATTGAAAGCGGGAATGTAGCGGAAGATTTACCGGGGAGCAACGAATGA
- a CDS encoding hypothetical protein (High confidence in function and specificity): MIERIRYFVKEGLRSIWRNRMMSFASILVLCVCLVMLGTSITVTLNINDIISQLEDKNQIMVYLKNDATSEDISRIGNEINSMANVKETKFFSKEDIYAEAKKTLDKQKVLLSGIDASVFDCAYQVTLVDTSKYTQTTDALEKIEGVKYVRQDEGLANKLVNIKKAVGISGEILFGILAVISLFIISNTIKLAMFNRKREINIMKFVGATDWFIRWPFIIEGLLIGLIAGGIGLIAQYYIYDKLICGVIGVVNSMSAISYSDFLWFIVPGFLVGGVLVGVLGSVLSVRKYLKV, translated from the coding sequence ATGATAGAGAGAATAAGATATTTTGTGAAAGAAGGGCTGCGAAGCATCTGGAGAAATCGTATGATGTCTTTCGCGTCCATATTAGTTTTGTGTGTTTGTCTTGTAATGCTTGGAACGTCAATTACTGTGACACTTAATATCAACGATATAATCTCACAGCTTGAAGATAAAAACCAAATAATGGTTTATCTTAAGAACGACGCGACCTCAGAGGACATTAGCAGAATCGGCAATGAGATAAATTCTATGGCTAATGTCAAGGAAACTAAGTTTTTTTCGAAAGAAGATATTTATGCAGAGGCGAAAAAAACCCTTGATAAGCAAAAGGTTTTGCTTTCAGGGATCGACGCCAGCGTTTTTGACTGCGCTTATCAGGTTACGCTTGTAGATACGAGCAAATATACGCAGACAACTGATGCCTTGGAAAAAATTGAGGGCGTAAAGTACGTTCGGCAGGACGAGGGCTTGGCAAACAAGCTTGTCAACATCAAAAAAGCTGTCGGGATTTCGGGCGAAATTTTGTTCGGTATTCTTGCGGTAATTTCACTGTTTATTATTTCGAATACAATAAAGCTTGCGATGTTCAACCGCAAGCGTGAAATAAACATAATGAAATTTGTAGGCGCTACTGACTGGTTCATAAGGTGGCCTTTCATAATCGAGGGCTTACTTATCGGTCTAATCGCCGGAGGCATCGGCTTGATTGCGCAATATTACATATATGATAAACTGATTTGCGGCGTAATAGGCGTGGTTAATTCCATGAGCGCGATCAGCTATTCGGACTTTTTATGGTTTATTGTGCCAGGTTTCCTTGTTGGCGGCGTGCTTGTTGGCGTTTTGGGAAGTGTATTGTCTGTTAGGAAGTACCTTAAGGTATAG
- a CDS encoding hypothetical protein (Family membership), which produces MSRKRRKIILSAIAAAVAMMMLFGMLTPVLGANAASQSSLDAKYKSLQKQLSEIEKQIKQNEAKINANNKKEEDIKKQLAVINKKIEITKQQLAVIRDQINENQNNINNLNYRIAETQEKIDQNTKLYRERVCALYEAGNVSRLQLLLSSKSASEFLSRFEIIKKISEHDTNLINELRQEKQQIEQDKAKLETEKAKLQKKLEEAQAKQADLNNQSVQSAKYLEQLHNINEQLKNSNEALDDKKAEVEDDLREAHEELMRFLSSQKSTGSFGGQFIWPVRGAVSCEFHGYSGHTGIDILGTSGVTPVRAAASGTVIKVGTWNKSVPRRSAGYGNYVVIDNGQDKNGNSIRTLYAHMYDNTIRVHVGQHVSQGEIIGILGNSGNVRSHGVSPAITDLVSGAHLHFEIIVNNHAVNPRNYL; this is translated from the coding sequence TTGAGCCGGAAAAGAAGAAAGATTATATTATCTGCAATTGCTGCTGCAGTTGCAATGATGATGCTTTTCGGCATGTTGACTCCAGTTCTTGGGGCAAATGCTGCTTCCCAGAGCAGTCTTGATGCCAAATATAAAAGTTTGCAGAAGCAACTTAGTGAGATTGAAAAACAGATAAAGCAAAATGAGGCAAAGATTAACGCCAACAACAAGAAAGAAGAGGACATCAAGAAGCAGTTGGCGGTAATTAACAAGAAGATCGAAATCACCAAGCAGCAGCTGGCGGTAATTAGAGATCAGATAAATGAGAATCAGAATAACATAAATAATCTTAACTATAGGATAGCTGAGACTCAGGAAAAGATTGATCAGAATACTAAACTGTACCGCGAAAGGGTTTGCGCTTTATATGAGGCTGGCAATGTGTCGAGGCTGCAGTTGCTTTTGTCATCGAAGAGCGCAAGCGAGTTTTTATCACGTTTCGAGATTATAAAGAAGATATCTGAGCATGACACTAATCTTATAAATGAGCTGAGACAGGAAAAGCAGCAGATTGAGCAGGATAAAGCGAAACTCGAAACGGAGAAGGCAAAACTTCAGAAAAAGCTTGAGGAAGCACAAGCAAAACAAGCTGATTTGAACAACCAGTCAGTTCAGAGTGCAAAATATCTTGAGCAATTACATAATATAAATGAGCAGCTTAAAAATAGTAATGAAGCACTTGACGACAAAAAAGCAGAGGTCGAGGATGACCTTCGTGAAGCACATGAAGAACTCATGCGTTTCTTGAGCTCGCAAAAAAGTACAGGCTCATTCGGAGGTCAGTTCATATGGCCTGTTCGTGGAGCGGTATCCTGTGAATTCCACGGATATTCCGGTCATACGGGCATAGATATTCTCGGAACGTCTGGCGTCACTCCGGTTAGAGCCGCTGCTTCCGGAACTGTAATTAAAGTAGGTACATGGAATAAGAGCGTGCCCAGAAGATCAGCAGGATACGGTAACTATGTTGTTATAGACAACGGTCAAGACAAGAATGGCAACAGCATTCGCACTTTGTATGCACACATGTATGATAATACAATTCGCGTACATGTTGGGCAGCACGTCAGCCAGGGAGAGATTATCGGAATATTAGGAAACTCCGGAAATGTCAGAAGCCACGGCGTATCGCCAGCGATAACCGACCTTGTCAGCGGTGCGCATCTGCACTTTGAGATAATTGTTAACAACCATGCAGTTAACCCCAGAAATTACCTCTGA
- a CDS encoding hypothetical protein (High confidence in function and specificity) translates to MKKKISLGAAISLMALTAAVAVSMTAIFMMKSLNVSISNFTQRTALFKKLADVDATVRAKYIGTINEDILEDSTIAGYVNGLGDKYGVYLDANDYKSIALSNEGRSIGIGVNVVKTDDGYMKVVSVIDGSPAQAAGVKVNDVITTIGNEDVKATGYANALNLLKGSEGTTVTFKVLRDGTSIPFTITRKKYEVSSVSSRLIGNLGYVKIMEFDKKTPTEFSSQVDKLIADGAKGLVFDVRNNPGGLLESVEPIIDKIVPAGPVVSAKYKDGPKKVLYKSDAKEINLPMAVITNQNTASAAELFAAALKDYNKAKLVGTRTYGKGTMQEICDLSDGTALDISVAYFYPPKSDNFEGKGVAPDIKVELSEEKQRNFYSLDESDDDQLQAAISYVEMQIK, encoded by the coding sequence ATGAAAAAAAAGATAAGTCTCGGAGCGGCAATAAGCCTTATGGCTTTGACAGCGGCGGTCGCTGTTTCAATGACAGCTATATTTATGATGAAGTCGCTGAACGTCAGTATAAGTAATTTTACACAGCGAACTGCTCTGTTTAAAAAGCTGGCGGATGTAGACGCGACGGTACGTGCAAAATATATAGGGACAATTAATGAAGATATTCTTGAGGACAGCACGATTGCGGGCTATGTAAACGGGCTCGGTGATAAATATGGTGTTTATCTCGATGCAAACGACTACAAAAGCATAGCTCTCAGCAACGAAGGGCGGAGTATTGGCATCGGTGTTAATGTTGTCAAAACAGATGACGGCTATATGAAGGTCGTTTCCGTTATAGACGGGTCTCCGGCTCAGGCTGCCGGCGTAAAGGTCAACGATGTAATAACTACAATAGGTAATGAAGACGTAAAGGCAACAGGATATGCAAATGCACTGAATTTGCTCAAAGGCAGTGAGGGAACCACAGTAACTTTTAAGGTGTTGAGGGACGGAACTTCTATACCGTTTACCATTACCCGTAAAAAGTACGAGGTATCTTCGGTTTCCTCAAGGCTTATAGGCAATCTCGGATATGTTAAAATAATGGAATTTGATAAAAAGACCCCGACTGAGTTCTCTTCGCAAGTCGACAAATTGATTGCAGATGGAGCAAAAGGCCTTGTTTTTGACGTCAGGAATAATCCTGGCGGGCTGCTGGAATCTGTTGAACCTATAATAGATAAAATAGTTCCTGCCGGGCCTGTTGTCAGTGCGAAATATAAGGACGGCCCCAAAAAGGTACTGTATAAGTCGGACGCTAAAGAAATCAACTTGCCTATGGCTGTTATTACGAATCAGAATACAGCCAGTGCAGCGGAGCTTTTTGCTGCCGCGCTGAAGGATTATAACAAGGCTAAACTGGTTGGCACAAGGACGTATGGCAAAGGCACAATGCAAGAAATCTGCGATTTGTCCGACGGCACTGCTCTCGACATATCGGTGGCATATTTTTATCCGCCTAAGAGCGATAATTTTGAAGGCAAAGGCGTAGCGCCGGACATTAAGGTTGAGCTGAGTGAAGAAAAACAGCGTAATTTCTACTCACTCGATGAGAGCGACGATGACCAGCTACAGGCGGCTATCAGCTACGTTGAAATGCAGATAAAATAA
- a CDS encoding hypothetical protein (Family membership) → MEQLLTGSFELIKNLNTACILNKIRVEKAISRAEIARGTGLTPATVSNITSELIDLGLIEETERGESNGGRKPVLISIKKDTCYFGGICLNSDTVTAAVSNIEAETLSVFKAPINGASPEEVVSLAVKLLMQAKEKANVKNLVGIGVSTHGLVNSDEGVMVFAPNLGWSNVKIGEMLNKSTGLPVFVENDVRSMALAESWCGLACGVSDFVYLYIGPGIGGSIVNNNQVFKGPGLFAGEFGHVTIEPDGPLCSCGNRGCLQALASEKAVLKRYKKRKADQRITPHVNNFEELLQSVQAGDSDAKEEILQSIRYIGIEVGNIINTLSPKLIVLNGRITRLAKMFMPVLEEEIKNRSIKYSGSDVKIAFSQLGDEAAIKGAAANVIRKLFESPRKFLNPIIK, encoded by the coding sequence ATGGAACAGCTGCTTACAGGCAGTTTTGAACTGATAAAAAACCTTAATACAGCTTGCATATTGAATAAAATCAGAGTTGAAAAAGCAATCTCCCGTGCTGAAATAGCGCGCGGAACAGGGCTTACGCCTGCAACTGTTTCCAATATAACTTCGGAGCTTATCGACCTGGGACTAATTGAGGAAACTGAGCGTGGCGAATCAAACGGCGGCCGCAAGCCTGTCCTGATTTCAATAAAAAAGGATACTTGCTATTTCGGCGGGATATGTCTCAATTCTGACACAGTCACGGCAGCTGTTTCTAATATTGAGGCTGAAACGCTCAGCGTATTCAAGGCGCCAATTAACGGAGCAAGCCCTGAAGAAGTTGTCAGCCTCGCTGTTAAACTGCTTATGCAGGCAAAGGAGAAAGCAAATGTCAAAAACCTTGTCGGCATAGGTGTATCCACTCACGGACTGGTCAACAGTGACGAGGGCGTTATGGTTTTCGCCCCGAACCTCGGCTGGTCGAATGTTAAAATCGGAGAAATGCTAAACAAGTCCACTGGACTGCCGGTTTTTGTTGAAAACGATGTCAGGTCTATGGCACTTGCCGAAAGCTGGTGCGGCCTTGCCTGCGGGGTAAGCGATTTTGTTTATCTTTATATTGGCCCCGGTATCGGCGGCAGCATAGTAAATAATAATCAAGTCTTCAAAGGGCCTGGGCTATTTGCCGGTGAATTCGGGCATGTAACAATCGAGCCGGACGGCCCGCTTTGTTCATGCGGCAACCGAGGATGTCTCCAAGCGTTGGCGTCGGAGAAGGCAGTGCTGAAGCGTTATAAAAAGCGCAAAGCAGACCAGCGCATTACGCCGCATGTAAATAACTTTGAAGAGCTTTTGCAGTCAGTTCAAGCTGGCGACAGCGACGCAAAGGAAGAAATTTTACAAAGTATTCGGTATATCGGCATAGAAGTTGGGAATATCATAAATACGCTTTCACCAAAGCTCATTGTTTTAAATGGGAGAATAACGCGGCTTGCAAAAATGTTTATGCCGGTTTTAGAGGAAGAAATAAAGAATCGCAGCATTAAATATTCAGGCAGCGATGTGAAGATTGCTTTTTCACAGTTAGGCGATGAAGCTGCGATAAAAGGCGCTGCTGCAAATGTAATCAGAAAATTGTTTGAATCACCGCGCAAATTCCTAAACCCTATAATAAAATAG
- a CDS encoding transcription elongation factor GreA (High confidence in function and specificity), producing MSKQVVLTDEGLKKLEQELEMLKTEKRKEIADKIKVALSFGDLSENSEYDEAKNEQAMVEARIMQIESMLKNVKIIDDDEITTDKVALGSKVKVLDVEFNEETVYTIVGSTEADPDANRISDESPVGKALLGHGVGETVSVETPGGIIELKILEIAK from the coding sequence ATGTCGAAACAGGTTGTTCTGACTGACGAAGGTCTCAAAAAGCTTGAGCAAGAGCTCGAAATGCTGAAAACAGAAAAGCGCAAAGAAATTGCAGATAAGATAAAAGTAGCGCTGTCTTTCGGCGACTTATCAGAGAACAGCGAGTATGACGAAGCGAAAAACGAGCAGGCAATGGTGGAAGCCCGTATCATGCAGATCGAGTCTATGCTCAAAAACGTAAAGATTATTGACGATGATGAGATAACTACAGATAAGGTTGCGCTGGGCTCGAAGGTAAAGGTACTCGACGTGGAATTTAACGAGGAAACAGTTTATACCATAGTTGGTTCAACGGAAGCAGACCCAGATGCAAACCGTATTTCAGACGAATCGCCGGTGGGCAAGGCACTGCTTGGCCATGGAGTAGGCGAGACTGTTTCGGTTGAAACTCCTGGCGGAATCATTGAACTTAAGATATTAGAGATAGCGAAGTAA
- the lysS gene encoding Lysine-tRNA ligase (High confidence in function and specificity), whose translation MAADNSNNNTMEENEQDLSELIRIRREKLKELQEAGKDPYKVTYYDRDTLNGNIREKFEEYEGKEVSIAGRLMSRRDMGKANFIDVHDSTGRMQVYVRINDIGEENFAEFKKWDIGDIIGVKGEVFKTRRGEISIHAHELKLLSKSLLPLPEKWHGLRDTETRYRQRYLDLIVNPEVKDTFVKRSKIISLMRSFLEERGYIEVETPVLSTIQGGAAARPFITHHNALNLDMYLRIATELNLKRLIVGGMEKVFEIGRIFRNEGIDVRHNPEFTTIELYEAYTDYHGMMRLTEEMISYIAKEVNGTDKVTCGDREISLAAPWRRLTMIEAVKEYCGVDFDSFRGDAKKAVEVAKSLGVEIEDGKTWGEALYATFDELVEKKLIEPTFILDYPVEVSPLTKRKPDRPELTERFEFFINGCEMGNAYSELNDPIDQRERFIEQMKKREAGDVEAEMLDEDFLTALEYGMPPTGGEGIGIDRLVMLLTGSPSIRDVLLFPTMKPKD comes from the coding sequence ATGGCGGCGGACAATAGCAACAACAATACAATGGAAGAAAACGAGCAGGACTTAAGTGAACTTATAAGGATAAGGCGCGAAAAGCTGAAGGAACTGCAGGAAGCTGGAAAAGACCCATATAAGGTAACTTATTATGACCGCGATACATTAAACGGCAATATCCGCGAAAAGTTCGAGGAATATGAAGGCAAGGAAGTCAGTATCGCCGGCAGGCTCATGAGCCGCCGCGATATGGGCAAAGCGAATTTTATCGATGTGCATGACTCGACAGGCAGAATGCAGGTCTATGTCAGAATTAACGATATCGGGGAAGAGAACTTTGCTGAATTCAAAAAGTGGGATATAGGCGATATTATCGGCGTAAAAGGTGAGGTATTCAAAACACGCCGCGGCGAGATTTCCATTCATGCACATGAATTGAAGCTGCTTTCAAAATCGCTTCTCCCGCTGCCGGAAAAATGGCATGGGCTTAGGGATACCGAGACGCGCTATCGCCAGCGTTATCTTGACCTCATTGTTAACCCTGAGGTAAAAGATACATTTGTAAAGCGCAGCAAGATCATAAGCCTTATGCGCAGTTTCCTTGAAGAGCGCGGGTATATTGAGGTCGAGACACCGGTTTTGAGTACAATTCAGGGTGGCGCTGCGGCACGTCCGTTCATAACCCATCACAATGCCCTTAATCTCGACATGTACCTCCGTATCGCGACAGAGCTTAACCTTAAAAGGCTCATCGTCGGCGGAATGGAGAAAGTCTTTGAAATAGGCCGTATATTCCGCAACGAGGGCATTGATGTCAGACACAACCCGGAATTTACTACAATTGAACTCTATGAGGCGTACACAGATTACCACGGTATGATGCGCCTTACAGAGGAAATGATTTCATATATTGCAAAAGAAGTAAACGGAACAGATAAAGTCACCTGCGGCGATAGGGAAATAAGCCTTGCAGCGCCGTGGCGCAGGCTTACGATGATTGAAGCCGTTAAAGAATACTGCGGTGTTGACTTTGATTCGTTCCGCGGTGACGCTAAAAAGGCCGTTGAAGTAGCCAAATCGCTCGGTGTTGAAATAGAGGACGGCAAGACTTGGGGTGAGGCACTCTATGCCACATTCGACGAGCTTGTCGAGAAAAAACTTATTGAGCCGACGTTTATTCTTGATTATCCGGTTGAGGTTTCACCGCTTACAAAGCGCAAGCCGGATCGTCCGGAACTTACTGAACGCTTTGAATTTTTCATAAACGGCTGTGAGATGGGCAATGCCTATTCTGAGCTGAATGACCCGATTGACCAGCGTGAGCGTTTTATAGAACAGATGAAAAAGCGCGAAGCCGGTGACGTTGAAGCGGAAATGCTCGACGAAGATTTCCTGACTGCACTTGAATACGGCATGCCACCTACAGGCGGAGAAGGCATAGGTATTGACCGACTTGTAATGCTCCTTACCGGCAGCCCGTCAATAAGAGATGTTTTGCTGTTCCCGACCATGAAACCGAAGGACTAA
- a CDS encoding putative membrane protein (Hypothetical protein): MTKEQFKKKLSNFWYYYKIHTIVAVFAIICVAFMVKQCAERIEPDMEIIMVTDSVTLSEDKVTDIENMLSKYTDDLNRDGRKFVRCDYINMNQKQDAQVLYALQTKLMAEIAGSDTALFITDDTFLKRFQEQGMFLDLKDVGLSGQYGVKLSKLPDFKIQDMPTGFYDLNLSIRAFNGTSLDREDASDSYKNSVKMLKALLKNGGIIK; the protein is encoded by the coding sequence GTGACAAAGGAACAGTTTAAAAAGAAACTGTCTAATTTCTGGTACTATTATAAAATCCATACAATAGTTGCAGTGTTTGCGATTATCTGTGTCGCGTTTATGGTCAAGCAGTGCGCAGAACGCATTGAACCCGACATGGAAATCATAATGGTTACAGACAGCGTGACTCTTTCGGAAGATAAAGTGACAGATATAGAAAATATGCTGTCGAAATACACCGACGATCTCAATAGGGATGGCCGTAAGTTTGTCAGGTGCGATTATATAAATATGAATCAAAAACAAGACGCGCAGGTCTTGTATGCACTTCAGACAAAGCTGATGGCTGAGATTGCAGGTTCCGATACGGCGCTCTTTATCACGGATGACACGTTTTTAAAGAGATTTCAAGAGCAAGGGATGTTTCTGGATCTGAAGGATGTCGGTTTGTCGGGTCAATACGGGGTAAAGCTCTCAAAACTGCCTGACTTCAAGATACAGGATATGCCGACAGGCTTTTACGACCTCAATCTGTCAATACGGGCCTTTAACGGAACGTCCCTCGACAGGGAGGACGCAAGTGACTCATATAAAAACTCCGTCAAGATGCTAAAAGCACTGCTGAAAAACGGCGGAATAATAAAGTAA
- a CDS encoding hypothetical protein (High confidence in function and specificity), whose amino-acid sequence MYNVKSRVATEFIDDAEILETLEYAEKNKRNKALINSLLEKASKCKGLNHREAAVLLDCDLPEENEKMYKLAMEIKQKIYGNRIVLFAPLYLSNYCVNGCVYCPYHHNNHHIRRKKLTQEEIVREVTALQDMGHKRLALETGEDPVNNPIEYVLESIKTIYSIKHKNGAIRRVNVNIAATTVENYRKLKEAGIGTYVLFQETYNKANYEKLHPVGPKHDYAYHTEAMDRAMEGGIDDVGLGVLFGLNMYRYDFVGLLMHAEHLEATFGVGPHTISVPRICPADDIDPKSFKNAISDDIFAKIVAVIRIAVPYTGMIISTRESPKSRERALSLGVSQISGASSTSVGGYAEKESPEENTAQFERSDTRTLDEVINWLLKLGYIPSFCTACYREGRTGDRFMSLAKTGKIQYCCHPNALMTLKEYLEDYATPETKALGDEVIKRELMTIPNEKIREIARRHIEDIAVSGKRDFRF is encoded by the coding sequence ATGTATAATGTAAAATCAAGAGTGGCTACAGAGTTTATAGACGACGCAGAAATCCTTGAAACACTGGAATACGCGGAGAAAAATAAGAGAAACAAGGCCCTCATTAATAGCCTGCTCGAGAAAGCGAGCAAATGCAAAGGGCTTAATCACCGGGAGGCGGCAGTTCTTCTTGATTGTGACCTTCCGGAAGAAAACGAGAAGATGTATAAGCTGGCTATGGAGATAAAGCAGAAGATATACGGCAACCGCATTGTCTTGTTTGCCCCGCTATATCTATCAAACTATTGCGTGAACGGCTGCGTTTACTGCCCTTATCATCACAATAATCACCACATAAGGCGCAAAAAGCTGACTCAGGAAGAAATAGTCCGCGAGGTAACCGCGCTGCAGGACATGGGTCACAAGCGCCTTGCCCTGGAGACAGGTGAAGACCCGGTCAACAACCCAATTGAGTATGTGCTGGAAAGCATAAAGACTATCTACAGCATAAAGCACAAAAACGGCGCCATCAGGCGTGTAAACGTCAATATTGCCGCAACAACCGTCGAAAATTACCGCAAACTTAAGGAAGCAGGAATCGGTACATATGTCCTGTTCCAGGAGACCTATAATAAAGCCAACTATGAGAAGCTCCATCCGGTCGGCCCGAAACATGATTATGCCTACCATACCGAGGCGATGGACCGCGCGATGGAAGGCGGCATAGACGACGTAGGGTTAGGCGTGCTGTTCGGCCTTAATATGTACCGCTATGACTTTGTCGGCCTTTTGATGCACGCAGAACACCTTGAGGCGACGTTCGGCGTCGGGCCCCATACAATCAGCGTACCGCGTATCTGCCCGGCGGATGACATCGACCCGAAGAGTTTCAAAAATGCGATTTCCGACGACATCTTTGCAAAAATAGTCGCCGTTATCCGCATTGCAGTTCCGTACACCGGCATGATTATCTCCACCCGAGAGTCCCCGAAATCGCGTGAGCGCGCACTCAGCCTTGGCGTTTCGCAGATAAGCGGCGCGTCCAGCACAAGTGTCGGCGGATATGCTGAAAAAGAGTCACCGGAGGAAAACACCGCCCAGTTCGAGCGCAGCGACACCCGTACTTTGGACGAGGTAATCAATTGGCTGTTAAAGCTGGGTTATATTCCGAGTTTTTGCACTGCCTGCTATCGTGAAGGGCGGACAGGCGACCGCTTTATGAGCCTTGCAAAGACAGGCAAGATTCAGTATTGCTGCCATCCAAACGCCCTCATGACATTGAAAGAATATCTTGAGGACTATGCTACGCCCGAGACAAAAGCGCTGGGTGATGAGGTCATAAAGAGAGAACTGATGACAATTCCGAACGAAAAGATACGTGAGATAGCAAGACGGCATATCGAAGATATTGCTGTCAGCGGCAAACGCGATTTCCGTTTCTGA
- a CDS encoding hypothetical protein (High confidence in function and specificity) yields the protein MKWLSHLKTINHHKRLVMRYCFRVGLYKQGLLHDMSKYSPTEFLVGAKYFQGNQSPNNIERKVKGYSSAWLHHKGRNKHHLEYWIDYAVDGDRQLTGMEMPVKYVVEMFCDRVAASKTYRKELYKDSDPYDYYMKSKSHYLLHPNTKALLEKMLISLKDNGEDATFSMIKKEILHK from the coding sequence ATGAAATGGCTCTCACATCTCAAAACTATAAATCACCATAAAAGGCTCGTAATGCGTTATTGCTTCCGCGTCGGTTTGTATAAACAGGGGCTTTTGCACGATATGTCAAAATATTCACCCACAGAATTCCTCGTCGGCGCAAAGTATTTTCAGGGGAATCAGAGCCCCAACAACATTGAGCGGAAAGTAAAAGGGTACAGCAGCGCGTGGCTTCACCATAAAGGGCGCAACAAGCACCATCTCGAATACTGGATTGACTATGCAGTGGACGGCGACAGGCAATTGACCGGTATGGAAATGCCCGTGAAGTACGTTGTGGAAATGTTCTGTGACAGGGTCGCGGCAAGCAAAACCTACCGCAAAGAGCTTTACAAGGACAGTGACCCATACGACTATTACATGAAATCAAAAAGCCACTATTTACTCCATCCTAACACGAAGGCGCTGCTCGAAAAAATGCTCATTTCTCTCAAAGACAACGGCGAAGATGCCACCTTTTCGATGATAAAAAAAGAGATACTGCACAAATAA
- a CDS encoding putative membrane protein (Hypothetical protein): MLRASSFIVERSRAFSAKEKKYYIAYAVILFLSGILFLFIPLSLLNGLFILLEGWVLVAVFSLGILRPLFYSRGVADVVMAIFSGTLYAYVCFTMGSTISSIETFRLGLCAALFLSGVSRIIAYARMLDIVNIPLMVILGIVEMLSAILIFAGIPGYGVQNIYWYLGMTTLLAGFESLSEAAKLNTLN, from the coding sequence ATGCTAAGAGCTTCATCTTTTATTGTTGAGCGGTCACGCGCGTTTTCAGCAAAGGAGAAAAAATATTATATTGCCTATGCCGTTATATTGTTTTTGTCCGGGATACTTTTTTTGTTTATTCCGCTATCGTTATTAAACGGCTTGTTTATATTGCTTGAAGGATGGGTTTTAGTAGCGGTATTTTCGCTTGGAATCCTGCGCCCGCTATTCTATAGCCGCGGCGTTGCTGACGTCGTAATGGCGATTTTCTCAGGTACATTATATGCTTATGTTTGTTTTACCATGGGCTCAACGATAAGCTCAATCGAAACTTTTCGGCTCGGGCTTTGTGCAGCGCTGTTTTTGTCGGGGGTTTCGCGGATAATCGCATATGCCCGCATGCTCGACATTGTGAATATCCCGCTTATGGTTATTCTGGGTATTGTTGAAATGTTGTCGGCTATCTTGATATTCGCAGGAATTCCGGGATACGGTGTCCAGAATATCTACTGGTATCTCGGAATGACTACGTTACTGGCCGGATTTGAAAGCCTCAGCGAAGCCGCAAAATTGAATACACTAAATTAA